The Clarias gariepinus isolate MV-2021 ecotype Netherlands chromosome 3, CGAR_prim_01v2, whole genome shotgun sequence DNA window gtatttttttccccattgcggtcaaatgaccgatACTtagcgcttctagtgttaagcaGATGTCCATCACCAGTGGATGCAGAacatttagatagatagatagatagatagatagatagatagatagatagatagatagatcgaccGATCTTCAGACATATTCTGATGCCATTGTGTTTTGCATCATTTTCTGCCTGGTTCAAATAGTTAATTTAACATTGGATGCATTTctttgtaaatgaaaaaaaaaatgctaaaatttgGATCTATTGTTTTATATTCTTAATAGCAATAACACCTTgggttaaaatgtaaaatgggTTTAAattggtttgatttttttttgcattgcttAAGTTTATTAGATATATTTCATAACTGTGAAATTAAAGACCTCATGAGTAAATCAGTAGAATTTACCTACTTAAATATTTTGctacagaaaaacatttaataaagtaCAAAGATGTACATGCAATGTCACTGGTTTAGTGTTTATTAGTTTTGCATATATTTgtcttactttttaaaattatttttttgatcattttcaaaatctCCTTCAGTTTTAGGCCATATATAATGGGATTTAATAGAGGAGGAATAATTAGATTTTCCAATGACATGATCATGCTGAAAATATGAGGAATGTTTCCTTCGAATCTAGTGTTTATAATTTCAAAACATGTTGTGATAGAGAAATTGATAAAGATTACAAGATGTGGTAAACAGGTTTGTAGAGCTTTCCTTCTGAAATCTTTTGAATTCTTTAAACAGATTGAAATTATCCTGATAtatgagaaaaatatataaattaatggaggaaacacagaaatgcttaaaataaaaagtccatATATATTGCTTACAGAAGAGTCTCCACAGGCCAACTTAATCAATGAACTGTTATTACAATATATTCTGTTTAGGTTAAAGGTGCACAGCTTACGTTGATACGTTAATATTGCAGTAATGCCTATTTCACAACAAGGAACAAACCAACAGGTACATAAGAGCTTTTTAACAGTGGACATTTTTACAGTAGCAGCATATTGCAGTGGGTTACAGATGGACACATATCTGTCATAGGCCATAGCTGATAACAATGTGAACTCTGAAGCACCatatgtataaatacaaaatgattgAAATATGCAGGATTCAAAAGAAATCACCTGAACTTCAGACAGTAAATCAGTGAGCAGTTTAGGATAAAGAGCAGTTGATCCGAAAAGAGCATTACAAAGCAAAGCTGCAATGAAAATGTACATGGGCTCATGGAGACTTTTGTTTgtgaatattatataaatgacCAGACCATTACAACTAATGATCAACAGGTAGAGTGTTACAACAATTACAAAATAGACATATCTATATTTTTCTAACTCCACGTGGCCTTCCAGGGATAAATACATAATATCAGAAGAATAATTCATTAATGCCTTCATAATTTTCATGCATTAAATTCATCAGTGTCTAATGAAACATACAGGTGATAGAGATCAAAATAACAGAGTCATGTATTATTTAAAGATGACACAATTCAAAGACAAGACATGGATGGTGGTGATAGTGCACAGTTGTACAGTTTCACTGGGGTAAAAGCAGTCGTATGTATATTTATACCCTCCATAACCACTatgtacaattatatacaatatttcaaATCCCACATATGTCATTACTCCAGAGACATGTGGATTCTCTAATGAATTAAAACCAAGTTAAAATAATCTCATTCcccatgtaataaaataaagtaaagaaacaaaaggaagaccaaaacgaaaaaattaaacacctgGAAAACAATATATAGTGCCAAGAAAATTGATCTGACTAAGTtaagtattgacaaatataatgtgcctaaaataataacacaaaaatatatatttaaaaaaaaaaatccataaaaaccTCATAATGCTATAGAAAAAGTGAGTAAATTATTGAGTTAATGACCTCAACAAAGATAATTGGTGTCAGGTTTTGGCATACCTGGAGTCTTGTTAAGAAAATAAGTTTGGACGTGCGGACTAGAtatatttggctaattaaaaACCACTTAAACTTTTTGAGGTTGCTCTGCACAAGACGGATACCCTAAAGTGAGCGTTGCTTACGAAAAAGAGGTTTTAGAGGATCAAGAACAATTGATTTACATAAAGCATGAAAATgttacaaataattttaaagggtagtaatttaattcaattaaattttattttatttgtatagcgcttttaacaattgtcattctCGGGAAGCATCTTTACACAAACAAacgaattatttaagtttgtatggaatgtaaatgtatatgattaaaaatGGTCAGATAATCCCTGATGAGctagccgagggcgacagtgacaaggaaaaacttcctgagatggcaataggaagaaaccttaagaggaacgggacttaacaggaaacccatcctcatttgcaAGTCTATAGTTAGGCAAATGGAGACACTTTGGGACTATGACTACAAAAAGTGGGCACTCAGTCAAAATGACCCAAAGAGCACAAAAAAACTCATCAATAAGGTAAAGAAACAACCCTGAATGACACCTAGAGATTTAAAGGCATCATTAAAACTGTTCATGTTCATGAGTCTACAATACATTAAACATTGAAGAAGTAGGGTGTTCATGGCAGGACACCAGAAAGGAAACCACTgcttactacaaagaacattgCTGCAATCCTGGAATTTATAAAAGAGCACAATGACACTCCACAGTGGTATtggcaaaatgttttgttcACCAATGAAACTAACATGGAGCTATTTGGAAAGAACCCACAGcactatatataatgtaaaaagtatGCTGCTGCATATTATCATGAAAACATCATCCCAAACATAAAGTATGTAACATCATATTTTTGGGCCTGGCCAATTACACAAACAAAACCATGACACagctatttaataaaaaaaaaaggcaagtacactatgaaaacttAAGGTTCAAAGATGAATTGGCAgattaatgtatgtttattctttctacAAGAAGTTTAAAACCtatttgtctcatatgttcccAAACCATAGCACTAATAAATAGCAGAAGTTGAAGTCCAGGAAAAGATTAATCCACTGGGGAAAAGTAATCCTCTGGTTGCCACAAACTagctctctcactctttcacaCAGCGCATCTCTCCGTCTTGAGTCctttgccggttccggctttatgcTGGTATTCTTGACCTGACAGGTCATCGAGATTCCCTCACGCATGCGCGTGAGAGCTTAACCCCGGAACCAATCCACCGTCGTCTTGGAGACAAAAAATAAACCGTATGGAGTCGTTAATAAGGCCtggtggttttatttatttttttaacactttattttaaCCTTTATCAACTAACTCCATATGTGGGTAGATACTATGTGCTAGAGTATATGTGCTAGAtaccccccatcccccccccaccAGCCTCCGGCGTGTGAGGTGAGGACCGCACTAGCGCTTTATCAGAACCACGCACTCGGTTATGTGGGTTGCCCCCAGCCATAGTGTACTTCCTTggttcttttgtctttttgctAAATGCTCCCACTGGGCACTCGCTTAACTGAAAAGTTTTGATGGGCAGAGGGAAGAGGACCACCTGGACCACCAGTTGGAACGCTTTTCCTTTCTTCCTCGGCACTCTACAATGTAGCGCCCCCTGGTGGTGTTTGAAGGAGACCCCTTGATTCTGGGACTCTCCGGCGACCACTACAGTGGCCAGTAGAGCTACCTGGAGACCTTCCTGCTGTTCTTGTACTACCTCAGCCAGGTCTCGGGGTGCAGCCAAGGACAGCTCCGATGTCAGTGGTGGAGGGTCCTATTTTGGTGGCAAGGCGTGGAAGAGCTGAGAGGCTGCAGAAGGGCGCTGGGCGTTGGAGGGTCTGGCCTGGGGCGGTGTAGAAGTGGGCTCTGGGGCTTCTTCCTGAACCTCCTCATGGTTGTGTCGAACACCCTCCTTCTGCCAAAACTCTTTTGCCCCCTTGCTGACCTTCTCTGTATACGCGGTGTTTGTAATCCCGGGTGAATGTAGAGTTGGCGCTTGTGTAGATGCAGGAGTGTAGGCCTGTAAGttgtaactgtaactgtaactaAAAGAGGTGCAGCTTCTTTATCTGCTTCTTCCAGAAAACATCACGGCATAAAAAACAGTCAGTTACCTCTCTCTCCAGCTTTTTTAAAGACTCGtggcagtagcgctccagcTCAGCTAATTTAGCGTCCACTGCCTGCCGAAAAATGATTTCACGGTTAAAACTGCTGTTAATTGAGTCTCgaaaatccctctctaacatGCTCACTTTCTCAGAAAGAGCCATTACATCCATTTTAAATTGACTAAGATCagattgcattgtttttacatCAGCAACAATATTAGACATATGACCCACGATATGATCATCATGTCTATCTGATATATACAATAAACTAATCAAAGACATAAATTTTTCTGTAGGGTTACGGCCTGCCACAAAAGCTTGTACCTCATCAACTCCATCAACCGGTACATTACTAGCAACAACAAAGTCGGCCCTCCCGGCACTACTAGCGTTAGCATATATGTTAGCCAATTTAGCGTCTTGCTTACTCTGCAAAGCCACACAACACCAGAAAATACCTAAAACAGATTCCCCGTACGGGCGACCACTACTGTATGTAACGCTTAGGTTTTATATTTGAGCTAATTACACTATTATGGGGTCTAAAATCTAAATATGGGCTAATTTTACTGACTTCCGGTGTTGCGCAATCTTTGCGGAGCAAGTAAAGACACGTGACAACAACTATTTTAAACCAAACCCAAAGTGTATTGAATGAAAAagacatacaaacaaacaaggtgcaccaacaaaacaatatatacaaaatatatacaactataAACAATTTGTGGAGTGCATGCGTGTGTAAGAGTGCGTATGTATGAATGTCCAAGTCCGTGTTATTGTAAATGTGtaatggtgtacgggagagatggctcagTCCCACCGGTTTAAGATGGTaaatccgggagcacgagaaacgGAATAAGAGGGGTATAGTTGAAGTTCAGGAAAAGATTAATCCACTGGGGAAAAGTAATCCTCTGGTTGCCACAAactagctctctctctctttcaccttTCACACAGCACTGCTAACTTCATCTCTCGTCTTCGTTTCGAGTCctttgccggttccggcttcaTGCCGGTATTCTTGACCCGACAGGTCATCTGGAACCAATCCACCGTCGCCTTGGAGAcaaaaatattcaattcaattcaattcaattttatttgtatagcgctttta harbors:
- the LOC128518701 gene encoding olfactory receptor 10J4-like, producing MKALMNYSSDIMYLSLEGHVELEKYRYVYFVIVVTLYLLIISCNGLVIYIIFTNKSLHEPMYIFIAALLCNALFGSTALYPKLLTDLLSEVQVISFESCIFQSFCIYTYGASEFTLLSAMAYDRYVSICNPLQYAATVKMSTVKKLLCTCWFVPCCEIGITAILTYQRKLCTFNLNRIYCNNSSLIKLACGDSSVSNIYGLFILSISVFPPLIYIFFSYIRIISICLKNSKDFRRKALQTCLPHLVIFINFSITTCFEIINTRFEGNIPHIFSMIMSLENLIIPPLLNPIIYGLKLKEILKMIKKIILKSKTNICKTNKH